The following coding sequences lie in one Apium graveolens cultivar Ventura chromosome 3, ASM990537v1, whole genome shotgun sequence genomic window:
- the LOC141713984 gene encoding uncharacterized protein LOC141713984, with amino-acid sequence MDSGIGKELMIIRDVLSWCILIKVIHLIKKAVASLDGLTNGTRHIDKVVNCQLLEEVKKNRLRLRATIEAVRYLRLQACALRGHNESSTSRNRGNLIEMIKVFGRLSVDISNVVLENLPKNAMYTSLKMAIDIVLRFVDVHGIIRERFFDIVNVVDTTSLALKKEISGVHTRNNLSIHNMRDQGYDGGSFNDLQALFLKDCP; translated from the exons ATGGATTCAGGAATTGGAAAAGAGTTAATGATAATAAGAGATGTcctttcttggtgcatattgaTAAAGGTAATTCACCTCATAAAAAAAGCAGTAGCATCTCTTGATGGGTTGACCAATGGTACAAGACATATTGACAAGGTCGTAAATTGTCAATTGTTGGAGGAGGTAAAGAAGAATAGACTGCGTTTGAGAGCTACTATAGAGGCTGTTCGATACTTGAGATTGCAAGCATGTGCATTACGGGGTCATAATGAATCATCAACTTCTCGTAACAGAGGTAATCTTATTGAGATGATAAAAGTTTTTGGTAGACTAAGTGTTGATATTTCGAATGTTGTTTTGGAAAATCTACCAAAAAATGCCATGTATACTTCTTTAAAG ATGGCTATTGACATTGTGCTTCGATTTGTTGATGTTCATGGTATTATTCGTGAGCGCTTTTTTGATATTGTTAATGTGGTTGATACAACATCATTAGCTCTTAAGAAAGAAATATCTGGTGTTCACACACGGAATAACTTAAGCATTCATAATATGAGAGATCAGGGATATGATGGTGGTTCATTTAATGATTTACAGGCTCTATTTCTTAAAGATTGCCCATAG